The region TCAGTGATAAGGAAAAGGGCGTTCTGTATCTGAACGGACAGGGATCGGTTTCGCCTTTCTCACTGTCCCGTCTGTCACAAAAGATTCAGGGTCTTAATTTTCGAGCCGGTAAGGCTTCATTCAAGCTTTCCGGTCTGACTTCGCGGGGGCGCACTCCGGGAGAACTGGTCCGTAATCTCAAGTTTGATTCCAGACTGGAAGGTCTGGGCGTTGTTGCTGATTTAAGCTTCAAGGGCGTGCCTGACGAGATGAAGAAAGTGCATGCTGAAAAAACCGCTGTGTCCTTACATCTTTCTCCGCTAGGTAGTGATATTTCACGAAATATGGTCGGGCGTAAGCTCGCTCTCAAACTTTCCGGGGTAATGCTGGAACCTGCCGGAGTTTTCAATGGATCTTTTCATGGAGGGCTGCTGTGCAGCAGGAACGATCTTTCGGATATCGAGATCAGGGATGGAAAACTGGATTTCAGCATCGGCGGTAAGGGTGTTCCGGTCATTAAGAAAAATGTTTCACTTAGTTTATCCGGTGGGGGTAAAATCAGGTCAGGTAATTTGAAGCTTGATAATTTTGCTTTTAAGAGCGGTAAGATAGACCTGAATGGGAATATCGACGCCCATCGATTAGGCTCAGAGACTGCCTCCGCCGTAGGAGTCATAAAGCTGCCTGAAACAGATTGTTCAGAATTTTTTGATTTATTCGGAATAAACAAACCAGAAACCAACGATCCCAATGCCTTTGATACTGTAGAGCTGGACAGCTCTTTTCAAATGAATGGTGAGAACCTCACTTTTCGGGTGAATAAATGTAGCCTCGATGATGCCGCAGCAAATGGCACCTTTCAGATTTCCGATTTTAAAAATCCATTTCTTCATTTCGTTATTAAAGCCGATAAGGTTGATGTCGATCACTTTTTGCCACCTCAAATGCAGAAACTCAGCAAGGATAGCGTAAATCCGGGAGCTGGAGATATCAGGCAACCGGAATGGCAGTTCCCTGATGAGTTTTTGGGCGCGGTTAATGCCACCGGAAAGGTGGAATGCAACTATTTTAGAATTTTTGATTTCGGAGCTGGAAAAATAAGCGCGGATGTGGATATGCAGAATGCAATCATCGACATTCATAATATGAAAGCTGATTTTCATAAGGGCAGTCTAGCGGGCAGGCTGGAATTGGGGCTTAAAAACGGTACTGTTTCCTTAGGCACTGATGTTGAAGCCCGGGGATTTCAGGCCGGTTTGTTTTTTGTGGATTACGTGGGTCGTGATTATGTGACGGGCAAGACCGATGCCTCTTTGGAAATTAATGGTCGTTCCACTGCAAATATTGATTTTGTTGATACACTTAGCGGTGGTATAGCTTTCAAGATCGTGGACGGTTCCTATCTTTTCGCCGCCCCTCCTAAAAAGAACGAAAAAGAAAAGAAAAAGCCAAGTCCCACCAGCTTTTCGGTGATGAAGGGGGTCATTAACGGTAAGGACGGAAAATTTAAGGTTGGTAATTATCTGCTAAAGACTATTTATCTCACGGCAACAGCCAAGGGTGGATTCAGCTTTCCCGATAATTCTATTAATATGCAGGTTAATGCAGATATAATCAAACTTCCTAATCTTTACCTCAGGCTTGTGAATACTTTTTTAGACGCAATGACTGGAGTTAATGTAGAAATTAGCGGAAAATTGAGTAATCCCAGAGTTGAAGTCAACGGGCTTGAGCGTTGGAGCGATCTTCTGGGGGATGTTCTCGGTATTCCTGAGCGGTCTTTTATGTTTTTCAGGAAGCTTATATTCTGATATGGTTCATTAAATTCGATATTATATAGCTGTTGATACATGTAATTGCCAATAGGTTG is a window of Maridesulfovibrio sp. DNA encoding:
- a CDS encoding AsmA family protein, producing the protein MLLRLKKIIWVFFIAFDFCVLAVAAGGAFYLESDGPRVELEKILSSQMGRDVRFQDNFDLNFYPWLGVDTGPVTVSAPENSSYPHQLTVKDINLKVRLLPLLSGELEVDTIIVDSPSLHVDRLKDGSLNLPVFDSSETERERTSGERYFNRISVRGASILNATCAYNDVGSGNSFRVSGINVRTGLLRKGTPLAFEISAILDAELFSLKAKANLKGLVDFSVRQKRVALSDTSLALKLESKELLGAKESVDGIASLDFDLIEGRVDVTGLVLQGAGIRLSGSANCTDIYHAPDFKGRLKSTRFDPKKVFSKFTPVPIPSAYKDILNVASFEMNFHSTLEKTELSNMVLAVDHTVIKGDFSLKDYSNPWLEFDVRAGSVVFDPYEKLFDLEKKSIEKDSTPENGGGPGIKSFRDMVIADMVRKIPCNGKLEVDHFVYDGIRLNNAELSLSPGPEVASLSIGKGSYLDGDFGLSVGLKFSDKEKGVLYLNGQGSVSPFSLSRLSQKIQGLNFRAGKASFKLSGLTSRGRTPGELVRNLKFDSRLEGLGVVADLSFKGVPDEMKKVHAEKTAVSLHLSPLGSDISRNMVGRKLALKLSGVMLEPAGVFNGSFHGGLLCSRNDLSDIEIRDGKLDFSIGGKGVPVIKKNVSLSLSGGGKIRSGNLKLDNFAFKSGKIDLNGNIDAHRLGSETASAVGVIKLPETDCSEFFDLFGINKPETNDPNAFDTVELDSSFQMNGENLTFRVNKCSLDDAAANGTFQISDFKNPFLHFVIKADKVDVDHFLPPQMQKLSKDSVNPGAGDIRQPEWQFPDEFLGAVNATGKVECNYFRIFDFGAGKISADVDMQNAIIDIHNMKADFHKGSLAGRLELGLKNGTVSLGTDVEARGFQAGLFFVDYVGRDYVTGKTDASLEINGRSTANIDFVDTLSGGIAFKIVDGSYLFAAPPKKNEKEKKKPSPTSFSVMKGVINGKDGKFKVGNYLLKTIYLTATAKGGFSFPDNSINMQVNADIIKLPNLYLRLVNTFLDAMTGVNVEISGKLSNPRVEVNGLERWSDLLGDVLGIPERSFMFFRKLIF